A region of the Desulfobacter postgatei 2ac9 genome:
TCGTCCTGGCGGTTTGTGGTGTCCTTGAACTGCTGAAGCTCGTAAGAACCAAACAGATTGGAGGAGAGACGCCTTGCAAGCATATAGCTTAAGTAAAATCCTGCCTGGTAGCTTATATTGTAGCCCAGACTTGCAGCCTCCTCATCAGATTCTTCATATGAACTGCTGCCGGTGAGGTACAGCGACCCTTTTGGACTGAAATTAAAAATTTTGTAGACATTGAGATCCAAAAACGGGTCTGTTGAATCCTCATTGTTGTTATCCCATTCATTGAAAAGAATGCCGACCCCTATTGAGACGCCTGAGTCCTCTGTTATATCCCAGTCAACACCCACGGAAGGATGATAAATGACATGATTTCCATCCTCCCTGTCAGACATGTAATGGCGGTATTTGACATAGCCATCAAAATGCCGGGTAATTTTTCGAATGTACCGAATATCCCCTGCAATAGTCTCATAATCATTACCGGTAGTCATCTCAAACTTTTTGCCTTCATATTCCAGATTGGTTCCAACGCCGTCCTTCCGGGTAAACCAGTAAGTTAAAAAGGCGCTGGGTTCATAGCTTTCATATTCATCGGCGTCCGAATTTTGATAATTATCTGTTTCGTAGGAGAAATCTGCCCCCATACTGTTCTGAGGGCCAAATGCCTTACGGATGGAAGCACTGGTAGTATGCGTCTGGTGTTCCTTGTAATCACCGGTTCTGAGCTGCTGGTCAAAGCTGTTTGAATAGTCATAGGCAAGGGATGTTTTAACTGTTTTTGTTAACTGGCTGTCAACAGATGCACTTGCAGAATGCTCCCAGGACTCTCCGGTATTGTTTTCGTCATGCCCGTCATAACTGATATCTGCCGTGGCAGTCGTATGTTTTGTGGCCTGAAAGGCAGCAGACAAGCCGGCGTTGTGATCCAGGCCGTCCCGTTCATTCAGATTTTTATAATCCGTATACTCCGGATTGTATTCCAGGTAAATTTTGCTTCTTTTGTTTAAAAACCCCACGGAAAATCCAAGCTCATAGGACGTGGTCCACTCTTCAAACGTGTCGCTCCCGGTTTGAAAATAGTTGTCCGTATACTCCTCTGTGACTGTCAGCGTCGGTACAATCTGGGTAACCATCCTGGCCTGGACAAATGGAACCTGCACCACAAGACAGATCGCAGCAGCCCAAAAACATGCATGGAGAGTTATCATGGACAATTTCATGAGATCATACCTCCCGCTTTGTTGAAAATATCGCAAGATCAGGGAACGATAATGATATCGTCGGCCTTGAGCTGAATATCATTTGCCAGCTCACCGTCCGTAATATCGTCGTAATCAATTTTGATCATCTGTTCCTTTCCGTTTTCCCTGCGTACCAGGATGATCTCATCCTTGGATGCCCATTCAGTAAATCCTTTGGCCAAAGCAAACGCCTGTACAACGGTCAGCTTTTTAACTAAAGGATATTCACCTACACCCATTACTTCACCAAGTATGTAATATTTCTGGCTTCCCGGGTCTGCCAGCGTGACGGTGACTGTTGGTGCTTCTACAAACTCAGCCAACCGAGTCTCAATTATTTTTTTCAATTCCATTGTGGAGCGGCCTTCAGCCTGGATATCATCCAGCAGAGGAATGGTGATTTTACCGTCATTGCGGACAAATACGTTTTCAAATGTCAAATCTGCTTCCTTCCATGTTGTGACTCGCAGGACATCTCCAACGCCAATTTTATAATCTTTGTTGGTGGATACCTGAGTGCTGTCTGCCGCAACAGCTACTGCCAGACAAACACAGGCGGTACACAACACAAAAAAGGAACCCAAAAACCATTTTATTGAATTAATTTTAAACATAGCTCCGCCCCCTCGATTACATCGATTAATCTCTTTTTGAAATCTGTATATATCACAGATTCGCTAAATTTTATGACCCATTAAAACTAAAGACACCAGCAATGCACGGCTAAAATGGCCGCCGCAGGCGCTTCGCCCTCTTGTATCTTGCTTTATGTAAATCTTGCTTACCTTGCACCTTTGCCGAAAAGAACGGTCTTAACGGTTTTTAAAAGGATGACCATATCCAGGGCAAAGGACATATTTTTTATATAAAAAAGATCATAATTGAGTTTTTCCACGGCATCTTCA
Encoded here:
- a CDS encoding outer membrane beta-barrel protein: MKLSMITLHACFWAAAICLVVQVPFVQARMVTQIVPTLTVTEEYTDNYFQTGSDTFEEWTTSYELGFSVGFLNKRSKIYLEYNPEYTDYKNLNERDGLDHNAGLSAAFQATKHTTATADISYDGHDENNTGESWEHSASASVDSQLTKTVKTSLAYDYSNSFDQQLRTGDYKEHQTHTTSASIRKAFGPQNSMGADFSYETDNYQNSDADEYESYEPSAFLTYWFTRKDGVGTNLEYEGKKFEMTTGNDYETIAGDIRYIRKITRHFDGYVKYRHYMSDREDGNHVIYHPSVGVDWDITEDSGVSIGVGILFNEWDNNNEDSTDPFLDLNVYKIFNFSPKGSLYLTGSSSYEESDEEAASLGYNISYQAGFYLSYMLARRLSSNLFGSYELQQFKDTTNRQDDTYEIGGGLTWNPLRWLQVSADATHTNFKTNDASRENYEENTISVFVRFIPERPIRPDKVLSRISLEKAIFD
- a CDS encoding polysaccharide biosynthesis/export family protein, coding for MFKINSIKWFLGSFFVLCTACVCLAVAVAADSTQVSTNKDYKIGVGDVLRVTTWKEADLTFENVFVRNDGKITIPLLDDIQAEGRSTMELKKIIETRLAEFVEAPTVTVTLADPGSQKYYILGEVMGVGEYPLVKKLTVVQAFALAKGFTEWASKDEIILVRRENGKEQMIKIDYDDITDGELANDIQLKADDIIIVP